TGATCTGCAGCGCGTTTTTGGCCGTCGACGCCGATCATCTGGTGATCCGGCGCGGCGAGGCGGCCGACGCCATCTTCGAGGGCTATCGCGACGGCATCGCCAGCGGTGGACGGCCCTTCGTGCTGGAAGAAGACAACGCCTGGCTGCGCCGGCTGGCGACCAGCGAGATGCGCGCCCCGGCGGCGTTCTGGCGCAAGACCGAAGCGCTGCCGACCGCCCGCCATCCCGATCCGAAGGTGGTCGCCGTCCTGACCGCCGCGCTGCCACACCCGACGCAGCGGCTGCGCATCGCCCGGCGCGTGGCCGGCGTGGGCAGCCTGGGCCGCCCGCGCTTCGTGGCCATCGCCCGCTGTCGCGGCGGGGCGGTGGCGCGCGAGGCGAAGGCCACCGCACCGTCGGCGGTGCTGTGGGCGCGCGGACGCACCGTCGGGCGGGGCACCGTGGTGGCCATCGAACGGGTCAACGCCGAAGCGGTGCGCGCCCCCGATCCGATGATGAAGGTCGTCGGCCCGTGGCTGGTGCGACGCCTGGCTCCGCACTGCACGCGCATCAGCCTGGAAGATCTCCCGGTCCAGCGCGACGAAGAGCGGCTGCTTTACGCCATGGGCTTCGAGACCGCCAACATTCACCTCGGCACGCCGGAGACCGGCCCGCGCATCGCCCGCCAACTGCGGCGACGCCGCGGGCGCTGGCTGCGCGCCACCGCCAAGGCTTTCGCCGCCGCGGTGGCCCAGGACTTTGCGGCGTTCCGCGCGCACGCTTGACTCGGCCAAAGGCAGCCTGCCAGGCTGCCCACCGTGGCAACGATGCCGAGGACCGATCGCCGGCGACGGCCTTTCGCCACGCTGACCACGCTGCCGCTGCTGCTGGCGGCGGGCGCGCTGGTCGGCTGTCATCAGCGGCCTGATCAAACGCCCACCGACGGCGCCGCCGACGCTGCGCCGTTTGACGCCCCCGCCGGCGACGGGATCGCGCCCTTGTCCCTGGATTTCACCGCCACCGGCTGCGACACCTTCGACCTCGGGGCCAGCCGCTGCGCGGGCGCGGCGCCGCTGACGGTGATCTTCTCGCCCATCGGCTCGCCGTCGCTGACCCAGTTTCTCTGGGACTTCGGCGACGGCACGCCGACGTCGAAGGCGCGCGCGCCGACGCACACCTATACGTTGCCCGGATCGTTCACCGTCACGCTGGTGGGAGACGGAGCCAGCGGCAGCCTGTCGCGGATGCACACGCAGTTCATCGTCGTCGCGGTGGCCACCCTGGGCCAGCGTTGCGACGTCGACGCTCAGTGCGACACCGGCCTGCGCTGTCTGTGTGGGTCGACCGCTGATTGCGGCGATGCCTTCGCGCGCGGGCTGTGCGTCGTCGACTGCGCGCCAGGCGCCTGCGCCAGCGGCGCGGTGTGCGCCGATCTGTGGGCAGGCGCGCCCACCGATCCAGCCCAGGCGGCGCCGTACCAGCGCGCCCTGTGCCTGTCTGCCTGCGCCGATGACACGACCTGCGCGCCCGGACTGCATTGCCGCCAGCTTCCCTCCGGCGGCGGCGGGCCGGCAGCAGCCGCGCCGGCCTGGGTGCGTGGTTGCTTCGCGCCGGTCCCCGCCGACGTCGGCCAGCCCTGCCGCTCGCCCGACGGAACATTGTCGGCCGCCGCCTGCACCAGCGGCCAGTGTGTCGATCTCGGCGCGCTGGGCCTGTGCACCGCCACCTGTGACGCCGCCGGCGGCTGCCCCGACGGAAGCGCCTGCGCGCTGTTCGGCGACGGGCGATCACTGTGTTTGCAGGCTTGCGCCGCTGACGCCGACTGCGCCGACGATCCGCTGTTCCGCTGTCAGGCCTCGGCTTCGTCGACGGGCGCGCTGGGGTTCACCTTGGTCGCGCCCAGCGCCGCCGCGATGGTCTGTGCGCCGATGCCCTGCCAGGCCGACGCCGATTGCCAGCCGTCCGGCGCCTGCACCGACGGCCACTGCCACGCGCTTTGAGCGCGACGCGGGTTATGCTCCTGGTAAGAAAGCATCGTCCCCTTGTCTGACGAATCGAAAAACACGTCGCGCCGCCTGAACGTGCCGGTGTCGCACGGTCATCTGGAGGCCATCCTGCGCGCTGCAGACGCGCCATTCGCCGCGGTGGTGGTGTGTCACCCGCACCCGCTGGGCGGCGGCACCATGAACAACAACGTCGTCTATCGGCTGGCCAAGGCGCTGGGCGAGGCCGGCGCCACGGTGTTGCGCTTCAACTTTCGCGGGGTCGGACAATCGACCGGCCGATACGATCACGGCGTCGGCGAGGAAGAGGACGCGCGCGCCGCTCTGGATCATCTGGCCGAGCTTTGTCCCGACACGCCGCTGTGGATGGCCGGCTTTTCCTTCGGCGCGCGCGTCGGTCTGACGGTGGGGCAGGAAGACCCGCGCGTGCAAAAGCTCCTGGGCGTGGGCCTGGCGATGAAGATGTTCGACTACGGATTTTTGGCCCGCAGCCGCAAACCGAAAGCGTTCATTCAAGGCGGCGACGACGAATACGGCGGGCGCGCCGAGATCGAAGCGCTGGTGGCCACCGCCGCCGAACCGAAGCAACTGACCGTCATCGACGGCGCCACCCACCTGTTCCCCAAACACCTGGACGCGCTGGAGCGCGCCGCGACCGAGGCGATCGCATTTTTGCGCGGTCAGTAACCGGTTTCAGTAACCGTGGTCAGTATCCGACCTGGGCCTGGCGCGGCTTGCCCGACTTGTCGGGGACGAATTGCGGCGCGCGTTTGTCGCCGGCGACGTTCAAGGACAACCCGCGCACACCGTCGGCGCCGACGGTCAGTCGCTGGCGGGTGTCCTTCGAAGAACCCTCGTGCCAGACCTCGATCTCGTAGTCGCCGGGAGGCACGTTGCGGATGTTGAACGCGCCGTTCGCCTCGGCCTGGCCGTAGTACGGCGAATCCACCACGTAGACGTACCCGACCATCGTCGAGTGGATGTTGCACAGAAGCTGCACCGGCCCGGCCTTCTTGAAGACCTGGGTGTACGACCCGCCTTGCTTGTAAAGGCCGGTGTCGAAGTCGTTCGGCTTCGACAATGAGAAGACGTTGTGAAAGATCGAATCTTCGTTGCGAAAGTCGACCTTCGTGCCGACCGGCACGGCCAGCACGCGCGGCACAAAGGCCTTGTTGCGCTGGCTGATGACCTTGCCCTTGGCCGGCGTCGGGCGCGGCGTCTCGCCGCCGACGCGTTTCAGCCAGACCACCGCGCCGCCCGGTCCCAGCGTCCCGCCGCCGGCGATCGTGCCGCTGACCGAAACCGCCGGCACCGCGGGCGCGCTGGGGTGAACGGTCGGCGCCAGCGCGGCGTCGCCCGCCAGCGCCGGCGCCGCCGCGGAGGACGATACCGGCGACGGCGGCGATGCGGCCGCGCCGCTCACCCGCGAGCGCGCGTCGCGCGCCAGCGGACGGATGACCTTCTCGATGTCCGGGTCCAGCGGACGGAGGCGCATCAAAGTCTCCCATTTGTTCGCCGCGGTGGCGAAGTCGCCGGCGTCGAAGGCGGCTTTTCCACCCGCCAGCAGGTTAAAGATCAGGTACTGACGTTCGGCCACTTGCTTGACCGCCAGATCCTGCGGCGTCCGCACCGACAGCGGCAGCGGCAGCTCCTCGCCTTGCCAGGGCGGCGCCGCCTGCGCCGGCGAGGCGGCGCGCATCAGCAAAAGGCCGCCGAAAAACGTCGCCGCTGCCGTCCGCCCGATAATCTTCGATGGCCTCATCCGCATCGCGTTTCTCCTTGCCTTGCCTTGGCCTCACCACGAGTAAACGAACGACGAGGTGTAGACGTTGTTGGCAACAGTGGGGGCGCCGGCCCGCTCGCGGTTCACCAGCACCTCGCCTTTCACGATCACCGCGTCCCACAGATCCAGTCGCAGGCCAGCGGTGATGCGATCGACGGTGATGGGTGTGAAGCCCGTGAAGTAGGCGTGGCGCCGATCGTAACGCCCGTAGACCGTCACCTTGTGCCACGGACCGGCGTCGACCGGCAACGCATAGGCCGCCTGGGCGTAAAACGCCTGCGCGTGGAAACCCGACGAGATGGGCAGCATCCCCATGCCGGTGAATTTGGGCCCGCCTTCTTCTTCCATCAGGGTCAGGTACTCGCCGTTCAAATAAAGGCCGAAAAAGGCGATGCGCGCGTCCGCGCCGAGCAATCGCTGGTGAGCGTCGCGGTCGTTCTGATCGTTGCGCGGCCCGTAGCTGCCGCTGGCCCCCAGCTTGATTTGCACGACGGGCAAGTTCAGCTCGTAGCCGAGGCGCCCGGACAGCACCGGCCGGCCGGTCAGCGAAGCGTCGGGCGACTGCAGCGCCTCGACGAAGGTGCCGCTGTTGGTGGCGGCGACGTGCACGCTGATCGCCGACCACCAGGCCGGGAGCTGGATGCGATAGAACACCTTGGCCCCGATCGACACGCCGGTGGTGTACCGGGCCATCAGTGACGGTGTGACGCCGGTGCGGATGTTCGCCTGGTTGTCCAGGTACTCGATCCCGAACACCGAATCGAACTTGCCCACGCTGATGGCCAGCTCTTGCGAGTCGAAGGGGATGAGACGCGCGAAGGCTTGTTCCAGCACGGCGTGCGTCTCGTCGCCACTGGACGAAAACCGGGGCAAAAGCTGCAAGCGCGAGAAGATCAGCAGCGGCCCGCCGGGCGGGACGTACTTGAAATCGAAGTCGACGGTGTTCAGCAGGAACGACGGCCGCCCGCCGATGCCCACCGAGCGCGGCAAAAACCCGTTGGTCAGCCGCCCCCCCGCATCGTTCGACGCCACATCGCCGCGGGCGTTCACCGCCGGGGCGAAGGGGTCGACGGCATAGTCGACCGGCAGCCGCAGATCGCCCGGCGCGAAGCTGGTGCCGTCGCCCTGCGCCTTGGCAAAGCCGACGTCCACATAGCCGTTCAGCTGCAGGGCCGGCGTCGATCCGACCGGCGGCGTGTACCCGTCGTCGCCGGCGTCGGCCGGAGCGCCCGCCGCGCTGTCGTCAGCGGCCGCGCTGTTGTCCTGGGCGCGGCCCGCGCGCGGCACCACCACGACCGCCGCCGCCAGCAGCAGGGCCAGCACCGACGGTAAGCAAGGTCTGTTCGAAAAGCCCAGGCGGGCCACGGCCGACACGATAGGCGCCGACCGCGCCCCTGGGAAGCGATTTGGCGACGACGTCGCCCGACTGCGTCCGCTGTTCCGGATTTATTTGCCGGGCTTTCCTAACGTCTTGGCGCCGGGCTTCCATTCGACCGGGCAGCGCTCGCCGGTTTGCAGGGCCTGCACCAGGCGCAGCGTCTCGGCCACCGAACGCCCGAGGAGGTCGGCATTGTACGACGCGTGCTGGACCACACCGTTCGGGTCGATGATGAACGTCGCGCGGTTGGCGACGCCGCTCGGCTCGAGACAGTCATAGGCGCGGGCAATCTCCTTGTTGAAATCGGCCAGCAACGGGTGGTTCAGCGTCCCGAGGCCGTTCTTGATCCACGCCTTGTGGGAGTGCTTGGAGTCGGTCGACGCCCCCAGGATCACGCAGTTCAGCGCGCGGAACTCTTCGTGCCGGCGCGAGAACTCTTGAATCTCCGTCGGGCAGATGAAGGTGAAGTCCGCCGGGTAGAAGAACAGGACCACGTACTGGCCCTTGTAATCGGCCAGCGAGATCTCCTTGACGTCTCCTTCGCCGACCACCGCTTCGATCTTGAACTCAGGTGCTTTTTTATTAACCAGACCCATGGGCGATGCCTCCCAGCCAGTTGTCAATCAATGGCGCGGAGACTAGCACAGGACCACCGCGCGCTTGCGCCCCGTGCACATTCGTCGCCCGACGCTGGCGCGTCTGTTTTATCGTCCGTGCCGGAGCGAACGCTTGCCTGCCACTTTGATCGTCTGCGCCTGGGATCCTGAGGTCGCATCGCTGCGCCGCTGGCTGACCACCAGCGAAGGTCGCCGGCACGCCCGCACGCTCCACGTCGCTGCGGCCGGCGTGGGCGCCGTCGACGCCGCCATCGGCGCGGCCCGCTTGATCGCCGCGGTCGGCCCGCGCCGCCTGCTGTTCGTCGGCACCGCCGGTGTGTATCCCGGGGCGCGCGGCCGCTTGCCGGTGGCCATCGACGCCGCCGTCATCGTATCGCGCGCCACGCTGGTGTCGACGGCGGCGCTGCGCGACGACGGCTATCTGCCGGCGCCGCTTTTCACGGAAGTCGCGTCCGATCAAAAGCTGGTCGCGGAGCTGTCGGTCTCGCCGTCGCCACCTGTGGTCGCCGCCTGCCCGCTCGGCATCACCAAGTCGGCCGCCCTCGCCCGCCGCATCGTCCACGCCACCGCCGCCGCGGTCGAAAACCTGGAGCTCTTCGCCGTCGCCCGCGCCGCCGCGCTGGCCGGCCTGCCCTTCGCCGCCGTGGTCGGCATCGCCAACCGCGTGGGCGCCAGCGCCCACGGCGAATGGAAAGCCCACCATCGATCAGCGTCAGCCTCCGCCTGCGCGATCGTCACGACCTGGCTCGCCGCTCGGCCGGGGACCACGGGATAAAACAGTCCGCCGCGCGGGCCTTACTCGGCCCAGTCGACGGCGACCTCGGCGTTCAACAGGCCGGCGGCGCGGGCGCGCTCAAACAACACCGCCGTCGCCTGCCGGGCGTCGTCCGCCATGGCGGCCGTATCATTGTTCGCGTAAAGCTTTAAGTATTCGTCGATAAGGTTCTTGTCGGCCAGGGCCTTGTCGCCGCGATCCTCGGCGGCGATCGAAGCGATCAGCGACCCGCGGTGGTCGAGCGCATAGGCGATGCTCTGGCGCAGGACCTCCGACGCCCGCCGCACCAGCGCCGGGCCCAGCGCCCGCCGGATGACGTTCACGCCCAGCGGCAGCGGCAGCGCGGTCTCGGCCTGCCACCACTCGCCGAGATCGACGACCTTGTGCAGGCCGCGGGCGGGATAAAGCATGCGGCCTTCATGAATCAGCAGCGCGGCGTCGATCTGGCCCCGCTCCAGCGCCTCGAAGATGCCGGCGAAGGGCGCGATGGGGATCTCCACCGGCACGGCCCGCGGCTGGATCAGGCGCAGCACCAACCAGGCGGTGGTGGTCAGCCCCGGGATCCCCACGCGCGCCCCGGCCAGCGCCGCGGTGGTCATCGGCTGCCGCGCCACCACCACCGGTCCGAACCCGCGCCCCACCGACGCTCCGTGCGGCAGCAGCTGATACTGCGCCGCCACCGCCGGGTACACGCCGGCCGAGATGGCCACCACGTCGGCGCCCCCGGTCAGCGCCAGGCGATTGAGCGCCGCGGTGTCGGCGCGCTGGTGCACGAAGGTCAGGCCGTCGCTGTCGATCAACGATTCGCGCACGGCGTGGAACATGAACGCGTCGTCCGCGTCCACGGAGTAAGCCAGCGCCAGCGGTCGGTGGAGGGTCGTCATCGGGCGGCATCATTCGCGACGCCGCCGCCATCGTCAACGACGCGCGCCGCAGGGCGCGGTTGACGGCCGCCCCCGCCGCCCCGATGCTGGGCGGCCCCCAACAATGGCTACGGCCAAAGGAGCAAGTAATGCGAGGACAGAAACGAACGTTGATCATCGGCGCCGCTTTGCTGGCAACCGCGTCGGTCTCCCCCGGATCAGCGCAGGCAGCCCCCGTCGGCGAGGCGCCGGGAACGTTTCGCGTGGGATTGAACCTGGTGCCCGAACCGTTCGGGCAGTTCACATTTTCGGGACAAATCTTGGGCGTCAGGGCCACTGCCTCACAAGACACCGCGTTCGCCTTCGGATTCGCGCCATATCTGGACTACAACCTTTTGCCCAATGTCTTCCTCGGCTTTTCGCCGGTCTACAGCGTCCACGTCAAACCGGATCTCGCCAACGCCGACTCCGACGAGCAACTGGATCTGTTGATCCGCGCCGGCGGTCAATTCGAGCTGGTGCCGCGGCTGTGGCTATATGGGTATCTCGCGCCCGGGTATTCGGTGATCATGGTGCCGCACGCCGACAACCCGAGCGGGTTCGTCTTCGGAGTTCACGTCGGCGCCGCCTATGACCTCACCCGCACCGTCTACGCGAACGTCCAGCTTGGCTATCAGTGGGGCTACCAAAGCGTGTCGGCCGGCGATGCGAAAGACGAGTTCTTCCAGTTTGGCCTCGGCATCGGCACCCGGCTTTAACCGCGCAGGCCGGTCCGCCCTTGACCGGCTCGGCCCGAAAGAGCGATCCTCGTCGGCATTGCTCGCCCTCCGGTGCTTGGCTTTGGCCCTGCTCTTCGCCCTCAGCGACGACCCGGTGGTCCTGGCGTCGCGCGGACACCTTGAACGCGCGCGCATCGAAGACGTCGAGCAGGCCCTCGGCCGCGATCCCTCGTACAAGGTGCGGGTGGACGCGGCGCTGGTGCTGGGTCAGCTGCGCCAGGATCGCTCGGTGCCGGCGCTGACGGCGGCCCTGCGCGACGGCCACCCGGTCGTGCGGGCCACGGCGGCGCAGGCGCTGGGCCGCATCGGCGAGCCGGCGGCGCGCGGCCCACTGGCCC
This portion of the Polyangia bacterium genome encodes:
- a CDS encoding PKD domain-containing protein translates to MPRTDRRRRPFATLTTLPLLLAAGALVGCHQRPDQTPTDGAADAAPFDAPAGDGIAPLSLDFTATGCDTFDLGASRCAGAAPLTVIFSPIGSPSLTQFLWDFGDGTPTSKARAPTHTYTLPGSFTVTLVGDGASGSLSRMHTQFIVVAVATLGQRCDVDAQCDTGLRCLCGSTADCGDAFARGLCVVDCAPGACASGAVCADLWAGAPTDPAQAAPYQRALCLSACADDTTCAPGLHCRQLPSGGGGPAAAAPAWVRGCFAPVPADVGQPCRSPDGTLSAAACTSGQCVDLGALGLCTATCDAAGGCPDGSACALFGDGRSLCLQACAADADCADDPLFRCQASASSTGALGFTLVAPSAAAMVCAPMPCQADADCQPSGACTDGHCHAL
- a CDS encoding carboxypeptidase regulatory-like domain-containing protein codes for the protein MRMRPSKIIGRTAAATFFGGLLLMRAASPAQAAPPWQGEELPLPLSVRTPQDLAVKQVAERQYLIFNLLAGGKAAFDAGDFATAANKWETLMRLRPLDPDIEKVIRPLARDARSRVSGAAASPPSPVSSSAAAPALAGDAALAPTVHPSAPAVPAVSVSGTIAGGGTLGPGGAVVWLKRVGGETPRPTPAKGKVISQRNKAFVPRVLAVPVGTKVDFRNEDSIFHNVFSLSKPNDFDTGLYKQGGSYTQVFKKAGPVQLLCNIHSTMVGYVYVVDSPYYGQAEANGAFNIRNVPPGDYEIEVWHEGSSKDTRQRLTVGADGVRGLSLNVAGDKRAPQFVPDKSGKPRQAQVGY
- a CDS encoding alpha/beta fold hydrolase, translated to MSDESKNTSRRLNVPVSHGHLEAILRAADAPFAAVVVCHPHPLGGGTMNNNVVYRLAKALGEAGATVLRFNFRGVGQSTGRYDHGVGEEEDARAALDHLAELCPDTPLWMAGFSFGARVGLTVGQEDPRVQKLLGVGLAMKMFDYGFLARSRKPKAFIQGGDDEYGGRAEIEALVATAAEPKQLTVIDGATHLFPKHLDALERAATEAIAFLRGQ
- a CDS encoding MqnA/MqnD/SBP family protein; its protein translation is MTTLHRPLALAYSVDADDAFMFHAVRESLIDSDGLTFVHQRADTAALNRLALTGGADVVAISAGVYPAVAAQYQLLPHGASVGRGFGPVVVARQPMTTAALAGARVGIPGLTTTAWLVLRLIQPRAVPVEIPIAPFAGIFEALERGQIDAALLIHEGRMLYPARGLHKVVDLGEWWQAETALPLPLGVNVIRRALGPALVRRASEVLRQSIAYALDHRGSLIASIAAEDRGDKALADKNLIDEYLKLYANNDTAAMADDARQATAVLFERARAAGLLNAEVAVDWAE
- a CDS encoding peroxiredoxin, whose product is MGLVNKKAPEFKIEAVVGEGDVKEISLADYKGQYVVLFFYPADFTFICPTEIQEFSRRHEEFRALNCVILGASTDSKHSHKAWIKNGLGTLNHPLLADFNKEIARAYDCLEPSGVANRATFIIDPNGVVQHASYNADLLGRSVAETLRLVQALQTGERCPVEWKPGAKTLGKPGK
- a CDS encoding DUF2252 family protein, with product MSLPSIQDATHDYESWLGARMPLVADDLRFKHRLMRAATFPFMRGTFYRWCQRWQTLRPGDHDDGGDGEPAVPVLAVGDLHVENFGTWRDSDGRLIWGINDLDEAARLPWTQDVVRLICSAFLAVDADHLVIRRGEAADAIFEGYRDGIASGGRPFVLEEDNAWLRRLATSEMRAPAAFWRKTEALPTARHPDPKVVAVLTAALPHPTQRLRIARRVAGVGSLGRPRFVAIARCRGGAVAREAKATAPSAVLWARGRTVGRGTVVAIERVNAEAVRAPDPMMKVVGPWLVRRLAPHCTRISLEDLPVQRDEERLLYAMGFETANIHLGTPETGPRIARQLRRRRGRWLRATAKAFAAAVAQDFAAFRAHA
- a CDS encoding outer membrane beta-barrel protein encodes the protein MRGQKRTLIIGAALLATASVSPGSAQAAPVGEAPGTFRVGLNLVPEPFGQFTFSGQILGVRATASQDTAFAFGFAPYLDYNLLPNVFLGFSPVYSVHVKPDLANADSDEQLDLLIRAGGQFELVPRLWLYGYLAPGYSVIMVPHADNPSGFVFGVHVGAAYDLTRTVYANVQLGYQWGYQSVSAGDAKDEFFQFGLGIGTRL